A genomic segment from Mucilaginibacter terrenus encodes:
- a CDS encoding RidA family protein — translation MKTIINTQNAPAPIGPYSQAVAFNGLLYVSGQIPMDPATGEIINTGIIDEARQVMENLKGILTEAGAGFDDIIKTTIFLTDMQTFTQVNEVYGSYFTENFPARETVQVSGLPKGVNVEISVVAAKS, via the coding sequence ATGAAAACCATTATAAATACCCAAAATGCTCCTGCACCTATAGGTCCATACAGCCAGGCGGTTGCTTTTAACGGATTGCTCTACGTATCGGGGCAAATACCTATGGATCCAGCAACAGGCGAGATCATTAACACCGGGATTATTGATGAAGCCAGGCAGGTAATGGAAAACCTAAAAGGTATTTTAACGGAAGCTGGCGCAGGCTTCGATGATATTATTAAAACCACCATTTTCCTTACAGATATGCAAACCTTTACTCAGGTAAATGAGGTTTATGGCTCTTATTTCACTGAAAACTTTCCTGCGCGCGAAACAGTACAGGTGTCTGGTCTTCCAAAAGGTGTAAATGTTGAGATTTCTGTAGTAGCAGCAAAATCCTAA
- a CDS encoding DUF6728 family protein has product MYFFRKKDPNRPTNFNLKVMHTINAIAIIMFLLGIIWVLIKYFILHKQ; this is encoded by the coding sequence ATGTACTTCTTCAGGAAAAAAGACCCTAACAGGCCAACCAACTTTAATCTTAAAGTGATGCATACCATTAATGCCATCGCTATTATCATGTTTCTGCTTGGTATAATATGGGTGTTAATTAAATACTTTATCCTTCACAAGCAATAG
- a CDS encoding OmpA family protein, translating into MTTMSTDTTMSSGTTTAKVFGGRGQYKTFSIGINGGVTSPFIAIGGTNDWTDYNISYGYGVSLRWQLAHSFGLQLDGHGGKVKGHNEDANDNYVAFGQRAGFSTKFYDATLSGVVNVATIDFLRRKNSVNFFVTAGAGLVFYKPGFTADPAVAQNGPSSSYFYFANDANGNPGPAQQDNGNADLRTVKELVIPVGAGVKFRLSDSWALNLGYTMNFIDGDNFDATYTKGFTKDKWSYGYGGLEWTIGSKSKPNLDWVNPVAMMYDELYDAALRQEVEALKTRVTNVENAVNDLKKDSDGDGVSDQFDKCPNTPAGSVVDGAGCVINFPKDSTASTDGGAAYSNIQFEFDSSVLRTSSYPVLDATSADLRSSGKTVEIAGYASSEGTAAHNMSLSRDRANSVKTYLVNSGVSASKLKVKGYGETNPIADNSTEEGRVLNRRVSFKQK; encoded by the coding sequence ATGACAACAATGTCAACCGACACTACAATGTCATCTGGCACAACCACCGCTAAGGTATTTGGCGGTAGGGGACAGTACAAAACTTTCAGCATTGGTATCAATGGTGGTGTTACTTCACCATTCATCGCTATCGGCGGAACTAACGACTGGACAGATTACAACATCTCTTACGGTTACGGTGTATCATTACGCTGGCAATTGGCCCACTCTTTCGGCTTACAATTAGACGGACACGGTGGTAAAGTAAAAGGCCACAACGAAGATGCAAATGACAACTATGTTGCATTTGGTCAGAGAGCTGGTTTTTCAACCAAATTTTACGATGCAACTTTAAGCGGCGTTGTTAACGTTGCTACTATCGACTTCCTTCGTCGTAAAAACTCAGTTAACTTCTTTGTAACAGCTGGTGCTGGTTTAGTATTCTACAAACCAGGTTTCACTGCTGATCCTGCAGTTGCTCAAAATGGTCCATCTTCATCTTATTTCTACTTTGCTAATGATGCAAACGGAAATCCTGGCCCAGCGCAACAAGACAATGGAAACGCTGACCTGAGAACTGTTAAAGAATTAGTTATTCCAGTTGGTGCTGGTGTTAAATTCCGCCTGAGCGATTCATGGGCTCTTAACTTAGGTTATACTATGAACTTCATTGACGGTGATAACTTTGACGCTACTTACACTAAAGGCTTTACTAAAGACAAATGGTCTTACGGTTACGGTGGTTTAGAATGGACTATCGGTAGCAAAAGCAAACCGAACCTTGATTGGGTGAATCCAGTAGCTATGATGTATGACGAATTGTACGATGCTGCTCTTCGCCAGGAAGTTGAAGCTCTTAAAACTCGTGTAACTAACGTTGAAAACGCAGTTAATGATCTTAAGAAAGATTCTGACGGTGACGGTGTATCTGATCAATTTGACAAATGCCCTAACACTCCTGCAGGTAGCGTAGTTGACGGTGCTGGTTGCGTTATCAACTTCCCTAAAGACTCTACTGCTTCTACTGACGGTGGTGCTGCTTACAGCAACATTCAGTTCGAATTCGATAGCTCAGTATTACGTACTTCATCTTACCCTGTGTTAGATGCTACTTCAGCTGACCTACGTTCATCTGGTAAAACTGTTGAGATTGCTGGTTACGCTTCATCTGAAGGTACTGCTGCTCACAACATGTCATTATCACGTGACCGTGCTAACTCTGTAAAAACTTACTTAGTTAACTCTGGTGTATCTGCATCTAAATTGAAAGTTAAAGGTTACGGTGAAACTAACCCAATTGCTGACAACTCAACTGAAGAAGGTCGCGTACTTAACCGTCGTGTATCTTTCAAACAGAAATAA
- a CDS encoding aminopeptidase P N-terminal domain-containing protein → MKYLPVNEQLFTNNRKNFVSRLKPSSIAIFHSNDEFPRSGDQNFIFKQNPDFFYLSGIDQEQSILVLYPDCPNPLYREVLFLRQTSEHIAIWEGHKYTKEEARQTSGIQAIFWLQDYESILHGIINYADNIYINSNENDRYSHTVPYRDMRMYQELRLKYPLHHYERSAPILRDLRVIKSDIEVELTSKACAITRDAFIRVLKFTRPGVTEYEIEAEIIHEFIRQRATGHAYNPIIASGNNANVLHYIENNQACKDGDVILLDFGAEYANYNADMTRSIPVSGRFSERQRAVYNSVLRVMRAATQMIVAGTIWNDYHDEVGKIMTSELIGLGLLDRHDVEKQDPKAPLYKKYFMHGTSHHLGLDVHDYASRYKPFEVGNILTCEPGIYIPAEGLGIRLENNILITKDGNIDLMADIPVEADEIEEIMNQGK, encoded by the coding sequence ATGAAATATCTGCCTGTAAATGAACAGCTATTTACAAATAATAGAAAAAATTTCGTTTCGCGATTAAAGCCCTCCTCTATAGCTATATTTCACTCCAATGACGAATTTCCCCGCAGTGGTGATCAAAACTTCATTTTTAAGCAAAATCCTGACTTTTTTTACCTGTCTGGCATCGATCAGGAGCAAAGTATATTGGTATTGTACCCTGATTGTCCTAATCCGCTATACAGAGAAGTACTATTTTTAAGACAAACCAGCGAACATATAGCTATTTGGGAAGGACACAAGTATACCAAGGAAGAAGCAAGGCAAACATCGGGTATACAAGCTATTTTTTGGCTGCAGGATTATGAAAGTATATTGCACGGCATAATTAACTATGCAGACAATATATATATAAACAGCAACGAGAACGACAGGTACAGCCACACAGTTCCATATCGCGATATGCGGATGTACCAGGAACTTCGTCTGAAGTATCCACTACACCACTACGAACGCTCCGCACCAATATTAAGGGATCTCCGGGTAATAAAGTCTGATATCGAAGTTGAGCTCACGTCTAAAGCATGCGCCATTACACGTGACGCTTTTATAAGGGTACTTAAGTTTACCAGACCTGGTGTTACTGAGTACGAGATAGAAGCAGAAATCATCCACGAGTTTATACGACAGCGTGCCACCGGGCACGCTTATAACCCAATTATTGCGTCTGGTAACAATGCTAATGTGCTTCACTATATAGAGAACAATCAGGCCTGCAAGGATGGCGATGTAATACTGTTGGATTTTGGTGCAGAATATGCCAACTATAATGCAGATATGACACGCAGTATACCCGTAAGCGGCCGTTTCTCTGAACGTCAGCGTGCGGTGTACAATTCTGTTCTTCGCGTTATGCGTGCTGCAACTCAAATGATAGTAGCCGGTACAATATGGAATGATTATCATGACGAAGTCGGCAAAATTATGACAAGCGAGCTAATTGGCCTTGGCTTGCTTGACCGGCACGACGTTGAAAAGCAAGACCCTAAAGCGCCTTTATACAAAAAGTACTTTATGCATGGCACATCACACCATCTTGGTTTAGACGTACATGATTATGCCAGCAGGTACAAACCATTTGAAGTTGGTAATATACTAACCTGTGAACCAGGAATATATATACCGGCAGAAGGGTTAGGTATACGTCTTGAAAATAACATTTTGATTACCAAAGACGGAAATATAGACCTGATGGCCGACATTCCGGTAGAGGCCGATGAAATTGAAGAGATTATGAATCAGGGCAAGTAG
- the meaB gene encoding methylmalonyl Co-A mutase-associated GTPase MeaB translates to MNTDATKLTSNPIDFKKVARALTIVENDLSGADDILKNLSYNNKVSITGITGPPGAGKSTLVNAVISVLLQAGKKIAVLAIDPTSPFNFGSLLGDRIRMSAHFNHPDVFIRSLATRGSLGGLSAKTIEMTDVLRSSGFDHIIIETVGVGQSEVEVAGLADKTLVVLVPEGGDEIQNIKSGLMEIADAFIVNKADRDGADMFINNLTKIVHQNNSKTPIIKAIGSKQEGIKEITDFISSNKRSTPRRELLLSEKAYTLIQQRLMAAIDKKKLQQDIAEALKKKEFNLYSFVDNYLP, encoded by the coding sequence ATGAACACCGACGCTACCAAATTAACATCAAATCCTATCGATTTTAAAAAGGTAGCGCGTGCACTTACTATTGTCGAAAACGACCTTAGTGGCGCTGACGACATCCTCAAGAACCTTAGTTATAATAATAAGGTATCTATAACGGGTATTACCGGCCCTCCGGGTGCTGGAAAAAGCACGTTGGTTAATGCTGTAATCAGCGTTCTGTTACAAGCAGGTAAAAAGATTGCTGTGCTGGCGATTGATCCCACATCACCATTCAACTTTGGCTCATTACTTGGCGATAGGATAAGAATGTCTGCACACTTTAACCATCCGGACGTTTTTATAAGATCTCTCGCCACCCGTGGGTCTCTTGGTGGATTATCTGCTAAAACCATTGAAATGACAGATGTACTAAGGTCATCTGGTTTTGACCATATCATAATTGAGACAGTAGGCGTTGGGCAATCTGAAGTTGAAGTTGCCGGCCTGGCAGACAAGACGCTTGTGGTGTTGGTGCCCGAAGGGGGCGACGAGATCCAGAATATAAAGTCGGGACTGATGGAAATTGCCGATGCATTTATAGTTAATAAGGCAGATCGAGACGGTGCTGATATGTTTATAAACAATCTAACCAAGATCGTTCATCAAAACAATAGCAAAACACCCATAATAAAAGCCATCGGTTCAAAGCAGGAGGGTATAAAGGAGATTACTGATTTTATAAGCAGTAACAAACGCTCAACACCCCGCAGGGAACTGTTACTGTCTGAAAAAGCATACACCCTAATACAGCAACGGTTAATGGCTGCAATAGACAAAAAAAAGCTCCAGCAAGATATTGCTGAAGCTTTAAAGAAAAAGGAGTTTAATCTTTATAGTTTTGTTGACAACTACTTGCCCTGA
- a CDS encoding glycosyl transferase family 90, whose protein sequence is MSFGGSIKKVKAFYYVKNILRQAVPSVFYRSTLASKLNNQRFDEQVLINRLNYYNKLNKITPVGSSAITLNEMPIFKSPKAYNFDTYEFTRYFNKGFKANFLFGDVTHVADVPTIQKSRPIGLDNHNAVLLKLDKNRHFNFIKDNKPYLEKKDLLIGRGAVTQPHRILFMEKHFNNPFCDLGQVNNAGGDARWIKPKLSIKQHLQYKFILSLEGNDVATNLKWIMSSNSIAVMPKPRYETWFMEGRLIPDHHYILIKDDYSDLDEKLTYYLARPQAALNIIGNAKSFVKQFLDKEQEDIISLLVLDKYFQYTGQKGE, encoded by the coding sequence ATGTCATTTGGAGGAAGTATCAAAAAAGTTAAGGCATTTTACTACGTAAAAAATATTTTACGGCAGGCAGTACCTTCTGTATTTTACCGGAGCACTTTAGCAAGCAAACTGAACAATCAAAGGTTTGATGAGCAGGTGTTGATTAACCGTCTGAATTATTATAATAAACTGAATAAGATTACACCTGTAGGTTCATCAGCAATAACGCTGAACGAGATGCCGATATTTAAGAGTCCTAAGGCTTACAACTTTGATACATATGAGTTTACCAGGTACTTTAATAAAGGATTTAAAGCTAACTTTTTGTTTGGAGACGTCACCCATGTTGCAGATGTGCCTACCATCCAAAAAAGCAGACCTATAGGGCTGGACAACCACAACGCGGTGTTATTAAAGCTTGATAAGAACCGGCATTTTAATTTCATAAAGGATAACAAACCATATTTAGAAAAAAAAGACCTTTTAATTGGCAGAGGAGCGGTAACTCAACCGCACAGAATTTTGTTCATGGAAAAGCATTTTAACAACCCTTTCTGCGATTTAGGTCAGGTAAACAACGCCGGGGGAGATGCGAGATGGATAAAACCAAAGTTGAGCATAAAACAGCATCTACAGTACAAGTTTATCCTAAGCCTGGAAGGAAATGATGTAGCAACAAACTTGAAATGGATAATGTCTTCAAACTCTATTGCTGTTATGCCTAAGCCCAGGTACGAAACCTGGTTTATGGAAGGTAGGCTGATTCCTGACCATCATTACATTTTAATTAAAGACGACTACTCTGATCTCGATGAAAAGCTTACTTACTATTTGGCGCGACCACAGGCTGCTTTGAATATCATCGGCAATGCAAAGAGCTTTGTTAAGCAATTCCTTGACAAAGAGCAGGAAGATATCATTTCGTTATTAGTACTTGATAAGTACTTCCAATATACCGGGCAAAAGGGTGAATAA
- a CDS encoding glycosyltransferase family 9 protein has protein sequence MNKLSHILISRTDAIGDVVLTLPVAGYLKELFPGIRVSFLGKAYTGPVIKCSAYVDEYIDYTDLLTMAADEQVSILKSKNIDAVVHVFPNKHVAHLVKKAGIKLRIGTTNRVFHWFTCNKLVKLSRKRSDLHEAQLNLILLKPLGLKLVPTLKEIVAHNLFKPTVPLPETLASLLSTSKRNVIFHPRSNGSGAEWSLEKFKQLAAILPQDKFLIFITGSEKESVLLKEWLKTLPSNVTNVTGQMSLDELIAFISKVDGLVASGTGPLHLAAALGINTIGLFPAKRPIHAGRWAPLGKKVSVIESEGDTLDSIQVDTVSENITSWL, from the coding sequence GTGAATAAGCTTTCTCACATATTAATAAGCCGTACCGATGCTATCGGCGATGTTGTTCTAACACTACCTGTTGCCGGATACCTAAAGGAGCTATTTCCAGGTATTCGGGTATCCTTTTTAGGAAAGGCTTATACAGGACCTGTAATTAAGTGTTCGGCATATGTAGACGAATACATAGATTATACTGATCTGCTTACAATGGCTGCCGACGAACAGGTAAGCATTCTTAAATCTAAGAACATAGATGCAGTAGTACATGTATTTCCTAATAAGCATGTTGCCCATCTGGTAAAAAAAGCTGGTATAAAATTAAGAATAGGTACTACAAACCGCGTTTTTCATTGGTTTACCTGCAATAAACTGGTAAAACTGAGTCGTAAGAGATCTGACCTGCATGAGGCACAGTTAAATCTGATATTACTAAAGCCACTTGGACTTAAGTTGGTGCCAACACTAAAAGAAATAGTAGCTCACAATTTGTTTAAACCGACCGTACCACTACCTGAAACGCTGGCAAGCTTATTAAGTACATCAAAAAGGAATGTCATTTTTCATCCCCGTTCTAACGGTAGTGGAGCTGAGTGGAGTTTGGAAAAATTTAAGCAGCTTGCAGCCATATTGCCTCAGGACAAATTTCTAATTTTTATTACCGGGTCTGAGAAGGAGAGTGTTCTGCTTAAAGAATGGCTAAAAACGTTACCGTCAAACGTGACGAACGTTACCGGACAAATGTCATTAGATGAGCTAATAGCATTCATTTCTAAAGTTGATGGCCTCGTGGCGTCGGGCACGGGGCCGTTACACCTGGCAGCTGCCTTAGGTATAAATACCATTGGCTTATTTCCCGCAAAAAGGCCAATCCATGCTGGCAGATGGGCACCACTGGGCAAAAAGGTTTCTGTGATAGAAAGTGAAGGGGATACACTTGATAGTATTCAGGTAGACACGGTGAGTGAAAATATAACGTCGTGGCTATAA
- a CDS encoding ABC transporter ATP-binding protein, with the protein MKTYFRLLSFAKPISRFAVPYIVCTLLYVIFSTSVVVLIGPLLNTLFHIGVDNTTAVQPSGELSLLDLSGWFKYYLHHFLTVYGEWTALKFVCAVCVASVFLGNLFRYLSQRIMENLRLYTLLNLRKAVFSNVMNLHLGFFNNERKGDIITKVASDVQVVQFSVTSTLQVVFKEPLQLIGFLIALFSMSVKLTLISLLVLPLSGFIISRIVKRLKAQAIAGQQSYSNMISYLDEALSGMKIVKAFNATDFVKDRFNEENIRYSQIARSMAKRQQLASPVSEALSITMVSVIMLYGGYMIFNHTSGLTPGGFVAYIAVFSQLMRPAKAITDSFSNIHTGIAAGERVLELIDIKPQITDAPDAVELNDFQDAIRFEKVSFSYGERTVLFGVDLVIPKGKTVALVGPSGGGKSTMMDLIPRFMDPQEGCITVDGNDIKRVTTNSLRALMGVVNQESVLFNDTIYNNIAFGKKGVKSEEVEAAAKIANAHNFILETDKGYDTNVGDRGAKLSGGQRQRICIARAVLNNPPIMLLDEATSALDTESEKLVQEALNNLMKNRTSVIIAHRLSTIQNADIIAVVENGRIVETGSHNELISADGLYKRLIDMQTFNAD; encoded by the coding sequence ATGAAGACCTATTTTCGTCTGCTTTCGTTTGCAAAACCAATAAGCAGATTTGCCGTACCCTATATTGTTTGTACACTATTATATGTAATTTTTAGTACAAGTGTTGTTGTACTCATCGGCCCATTGTTGAATACGCTTTTCCATATTGGAGTTGACAACACAACTGCTGTGCAGCCCTCTGGTGAGTTGTCTTTATTGGATCTTTCCGGATGGTTTAAATACTACTTACATCACTTTTTGACTGTATATGGTGAATGGACCGCGCTTAAGTTTGTTTGTGCTGTTTGTGTAGCCTCGGTTTTCTTGGGTAATTTGTTCCGGTACCTCTCGCAGCGTATAATGGAAAACCTGCGTTTATACACCCTCTTAAATTTACGTAAAGCAGTGTTCAGCAATGTAATGAACCTGCACTTAGGGTTTTTCAATAACGAGCGTAAAGGGGATATCATCACAAAGGTAGCGTCTGATGTTCAGGTTGTACAGTTTTCAGTCACCAGCACATTACAAGTGGTATTTAAAGAACCGCTGCAACTCATCGGTTTCCTGATAGCGTTGTTCTCAATGTCAGTAAAGCTTACTCTTATATCGTTGCTAGTGCTGCCACTCTCAGGTTTTATAATTTCTCGTATTGTAAAACGTCTGAAGGCTCAGGCTATAGCGGGTCAACAATCTTACAGTAATATGATCAGCTATCTGGATGAGGCACTATCCGGCATGAAGATCGTTAAAGCATTTAACGCTACAGATTTTGTTAAAGATCGCTTTAATGAGGAAAACATTCGGTATTCCCAAATAGCCCGTTCCATGGCTAAGCGGCAGCAATTGGCCTCTCCCGTGTCTGAGGCACTCTCTATAACAATGGTATCTGTAATTATGCTTTATGGCGGATATATGATTTTTAATCATACGTCCGGTCTAACTCCCGGAGGGTTTGTTGCTTATATAGCGGTGTTTTCACAGTTAATGCGACCAGCCAAGGCCATAACAGATTCATTTAGTAACATCCATACCGGGATAGCCGCTGGCGAGCGCGTGCTTGAGTTAATTGATATTAAGCCCCAGATAACAGATGCGCCCGACGCTGTTGAATTAAATGATTTTCAAGACGCAATAAGATTTGAAAAAGTAAGTTTTTCGTACGGTGAACGAACTGTTTTATTCGGGGTAGATCTAGTTATACCTAAAGGCAAAACAGTTGCATTGGTAGGTCCTTCTGGCGGTGGAAAGTCTACGATGATGGACTTAATACCGAGATTTATGGACCCACAAGAAGGTTGCATAACTGTAGATGGCAATGATATTAAAAGAGTGACGACTAATTCACTTCGAGCATTGATGGGCGTGGTAAATCAGGAGTCAGTATTGTTTAACGACACTATTTATAACAACATTGCGTTTGGAAAAAAGGGGGTAAAGTCTGAAGAAGTAGAAGCAGCTGCAAAAATTGCTAACGCTCATAACTTTATTTTGGAAACTGATAAAGGGTATGACACTAATGTTGGTGACCGCGGCGCCAAGCTATCCGGAGGGCAAAGGCAACGAATTTGCATTGCAAGAGCAGTTTTGAATAATCCTCCCATAATGTTGCTGGATGAGGCTACGTCGGCATTGGATACAGAATCTGAAAAGCTGGTGCAGGAGGCGCTAAACAACTTAATGAAAAATCGTACTTCGGTAATTATTGCACACCGTTTAAGTACCATTCAAAACGCGGACATAATTGCCGTTGTAGAAAATGGCAGAATTGTCGAGACTGGATCACATAACGAGTTGATCAGCGCTGATGGCCTTTATAAACGGCTGATTGACATGCAGACCTTCAACGCTGATTAA
- a CDS encoding glycosyltransferase family 4 protein, whose amino-acid sequence MKKKIAFIVQRYGLEVNGGAEYHCRILAEHLADDYDVEVLTSCAKNYLTWADEYPEGETIVNGIPVKRFPSNTIRDWKRFRSLTRKLKKRKPYQKVLRFLGLLPFYERILPEKVTEEDNEKWVKWQGPYIPGLVHYLENNHSGYDALIFFTYLYYPTIFGIRVAPEKSILVPTAHDEPPIYFPLFRKFFEMPKAIIYNTASEKNFVNRLFGNEAIYSDIAGVGIEAHEPAQHLSPWELIGSNSDYLIYIGRVDGGKGCQIMFNHFLRYKKEYAGNIKLVLVGQAFMKIPSHPDIVTMGFAEEDVKINLLKGALASVMPSFYESLSMVTLESMAYGIPVIVNGHCEVLNDHINASKAGYSYYNYTEFASAVNKLNDSNQTRTVLAERARLYVKNNYTWPVVKEKFNNAINYITESN is encoded by the coding sequence TTGAAAAAGAAAATAGCATTTATTGTACAACGCTACGGGTTGGAAGTAAACGGCGGTGCCGAGTATCACTGCCGTATATTGGCCGAACACCTTGCAGATGATTATGACGTAGAAGTGCTTACTTCATGCGCAAAGAACTATCTTACCTGGGCAGATGAATATCCAGAAGGTGAAACTATCGTTAATGGGATTCCGGTTAAAAGGTTCCCATCCAACACTATCAGAGACTGGAAAAGATTTCGATCACTTACACGAAAGTTAAAAAAGCGTAAACCATATCAAAAAGTATTGCGGTTTTTAGGGTTGCTCCCATTTTATGAAAGGATTTTACCGGAAAAAGTGACCGAAGAAGACAATGAGAAATGGGTAAAATGGCAAGGCCCGTATATACCTGGACTTGTTCACTATTTGGAAAACAACCACTCTGGCTATGACGCGCTTATATTTTTCACTTACCTGTATTATCCAACTATTTTCGGAATAAGGGTGGCTCCGGAAAAGTCAATCCTGGTACCAACAGCGCATGACGAACCGCCAATTTACTTTCCTTTATTCAGGAAGTTCTTTGAAATGCCAAAGGCGATAATCTATAATACTGCAAGTGAAAAAAACTTTGTTAATCGGCTATTCGGTAATGAAGCTATTTACTCTGACATTGCTGGCGTCGGTATAGAGGCGCATGAACCGGCCCAACATTTATCTCCATGGGAGCTGATCGGCTCAAACTCTGATTATTTAATTTACATAGGACGAGTTGATGGAGGAAAGGGCTGCCAGATAATGTTTAACCACTTTCTAAGATATAAAAAAGAGTATGCCGGTAACATCAAGTTGGTGCTGGTTGGACAGGCATTTATGAAGATTCCGTCACATCCTGATATTGTTACCATGGGCTTTGCCGAAGAAGATGTGAAGATCAACCTGCTTAAAGGCGCTTTGGCGTCTGTTATGCCGTCCTTCTACGAAAGCCTTTCTATGGTTACACTGGAAAGCATGGCATATGGCATTCCGGTTATTGTAAATGGACATTGTGAGGTACTCAACGACCATATCAACGCAAGTAAAGCCGGCTATTCCTACTACAATTATACTGAATTTGCCTCCGCGGTAAATAAACTAAACGACTCCAACCAAACCCGAACGGTGTTAGCGGAACGTGCGAGATTGTATGTAAAAAACAACTACACCTGGCCTGTCGTAAAGGAAAAGTTTAATAATGCGATCAACTACATAACTGAAAGTAATTAA
- a CDS encoding glycosyltransferase: protein MSIIYNIFRRIRISYGITVCNEVHELRLLMDTLLPIVDKRDEIILLQDITLEDEEVTSLISSYGNKIKHIKAKLNGDFSTFKNKLISASSGDYLFQIDADELPKPSLIKGIKQVLRKKYKADCFLVPRINIVEGLTADHIKNWNWTVDAQNRANYPDHQFRIFKLDGRIKWRNKIHEELEGFTRSYHLPSETEEWCLVHVKSIGKQVAQDQLYSKIISQ from the coding sequence ATGTCGATAATTTACAACATATTCAGGCGCATACGGATAAGCTATGGAATAACCGTGTGCAACGAAGTACACGAACTTCGCTTGTTGATGGATACGCTACTCCCGATCGTTGATAAGCGTGATGAAATTATATTGTTACAGGACATTACACTAGAAGACGAAGAGGTTACAAGCTTGATCTCCAGTTATGGCAATAAGATAAAGCACATCAAGGCCAAGCTAAACGGCGACTTTTCGACATTTAAAAACAAATTGATATCTGCTTCCTCGGGCGATTACCTGTTTCAGATAGATGCAGATGAACTACCGAAGCCATCATTAATAAAGGGAATTAAGCAAGTACTTAGAAAGAAGTATAAAGCCGATTGTTTCTTGGTGCCAAGAATAAACATCGTCGAAGGGCTCACTGCAGATCATATAAAAAATTGGAACTGGACGGTTGACGCGCAAAACCGAGCTAATTATCCTGATCATCAGTTTAGAATATTTAAGCTAGACGGTCGTATAAAGTGGCGCAACAAAATACATGAGGAACTTGAAGGCTTTACAAGGTCATACCACCTGCCTTCGGAAACTGAGGAGTGGTGTTTAGTTCATGTTAAAAGTATCGGCAAGCAAGTAGCTCAAGATCAGCTTTACAGTAAAATAATTAGCCAATAA